From the genome of Amycolatopsis camponoti:
GAACCTTCGACGACCAGCTTGAGGTCGACCGGCAGGTCGTCGCCGAGCGCGCGCAACGCCGTGAGGTGCATGAGGATGTTGCCCTTGCAGTCGGCCGCGCCGCGCCCGTACCAGCGGCCGTCCACCTCGGTCAGCCGGAACGGCGGTGTCCGCCAGGCGCCGGGGTCCAGCGGCGGCTGGACGTCGTAGTGCGCGTAGAGGAGCACCGTCGGCGCGTTTTCCCGGCCGCACGAACGGAAACCGAGCACGGCCTGGCTGCCGTCTGGGGTGTCCGCCACCCGGGTGTCGAACCCGGTGTCCGCGAACGCGCCGGCCACCCAGGCCGCGGCCCGCCGGCACTCTTCGGGTGGGAACTGCCGCGGGTCCGCGACGGAGGGGATCGCGACGAGGTCGGCGAGGTCTTCGCGCGCTCGTGGCATGAGCCCGTTCACGCGGGCACGGAGGTCCATCGCGCTCACCCGCCCGTCGCGAGCTTCTCGGGACAATAGATTTCGATGACGAGCCGCTGTGCGCGCGCCGCGGCTTCGGGCGAAAGCACCCGGCGGGCCCCGGGCGTGGGCGTCGCGCCCGGGTCGGCGCAGGTCGAGCCGCCGTCCGTGCCGAGCAGCCGGACGACCTGGTCCCGCGACGGCGTCCGCGCACCCGCCTGGGCCAGCCGCGAGACGAGCAGGTCGGCCTTCGCCTCGGCTTCGGCGGAGACCCGGGCGGAGTGGAAGAGCAGGTACCCGGCCACCAGGAGGCCGCCCAGCACGACCCCCACGACGAGGTAGACCACCACCCGTTGCCCGCCGGTCGATCGTTCGTCCACAGTGGTCACGACGTGCTCACCTCCGGCAGCCGCCACGACGGCTTGCGCAGGCGGTAGAACAGGAAGGGCACCAGCAGGCCGAGGCCGAGGGCGCCGCCCGCGACGACCCCGAGGTAGATCCACGGGTTGCCCGAGCCGAACTGGGACGGCGGGACGAACCCGACCAGCAGTGCGGCGAGGGACGCGCAGAACCCGACACCGCACAGCCCGAGCAGCATCGGCGCGCGGTACCCGCGCGGGTGTTCGGGGTGCTTGCGCCGCAACCGCACCGCCGCGACGAACATCAGCAGGTACATGATCAGGTACACCTGGGTGGTGATCACCGAGAAGATCCAGTACGCGCTCGAGACGTCCGGGATGAACGCGTAGCACAGGGCGATCAGCGTGGTGAGCACGCCCTGGGTGACGAGGATGTTCTGCTGCACGCCCTGTTTGTTGAGCCGCTGCAGGAACGGCGGCAGGTACCCCTCCTGCCGGGAGATCAGCAGCAGGCCCTTCGACGGGCCGGCCAGCCAGGTCAGCATCCCGCCGAGCGAGGCCAGGACGAGCATGACACCGATCAGCGGCGTCAGCCACTGGATGCCGAAGGTGGTGAACACGGCTTCGAAGGCCTGCATCACCCCGGCCGTGAGCGACAGCTGGTCGGCGGGGATGACCCAGCTGATCGCCAGCGCGGGCAGGACGAAGATGAGCAGCACCAGCCCCATCGCCAGGAACATGGCCCGCGGGAACTCCTTGCCCGGTTCGCGCAGCGACGAGACGTGCACGGCGTTCATCTCCATGCCGGAGTAGGACAGGAAGTTGTTGACGATCAGCACGAGGCTCGCGAGCCCGGCCCACGCGGGGAGCAGGTGGTCCGCCGACATCGGCGCGGCGGAGGGGTGGCCCTGGGCCAGGAACACGATGCCGAGGACCACGAGGAGCGCGCCGGGAACCAGGGTCCCGATGACGAGCCCGCCGCCGGCGAGCCCGGCCACGCCCTTGGTGCCGCGGGAGGAGATCCAGACCCCCGACCAGTAGGCGACGACGATGACGGCGGCGGTCCACCACCCGTTGTCCGCCAGGCTCGGGTCGAAGACGTACGCGAGCGTGCTCGCGACGTACCCGAGCAGGCTCGGGTAGTAGAAGATCGTCATCGCGAACTGGCACCAGACCGCCAGGAAGCCCATCGGCTTGGAGATCCCGAG
Proteins encoded in this window:
- a CDS encoding APC family permease; its protein translation is MTATNRPHRPPESPGASPPATAGTGRAKPPAAAWISWIALALMTTSSVASLRPAPTMAVYGLAAVFLYVVPAIVFLLPTSLVSAELASGWPGGVYNWVALGISKPMGFLAVWCQFAMTIFYYPSLLGYVASTLAYVFDPSLADNGWWTAAVIVVAYWSGVWISSRGTKGVAGLAGGGLVIGTLVPGALLVVLGIVFLAQGHPSAAPMSADHLLPAWAGLASLVLIVNNFLSYSGMEMNAVHVSSLREPGKEFPRAMFLAMGLVLLIFVLPALAISWVIPADQLSLTAGVMQAFEAVFTTFGIQWLTPLIGVMLVLASLGGMLTWLAGPSKGLLLISRQEGYLPPFLQRLNKQGVQQNILVTQGVLTTLIALCYAFIPDVSSAYWIFSVITTQVYLIMYLLMFVAAVRLRRKHPEHPRGYRAPMLLGLCGVGFCASLAALLVGFVPPSQFGSGNPWIYLGVVAGGALGLGLLVPFLFYRLRKPSWRLPEVSTS